One segment of Rhodopirellula baltica SH 1 DNA contains the following:
- the purN gene encoding phosphoribosylglycinamide formyltransferase yields MSDASTLKVAVFLSGGGRTLANLIRHRDEHGLPIDFRLVIASRDGLGGIKIAEDAGIETCVVRKNDFESDEAYREAMFEPCRKAGATHVIMAGFLKHVLIPTDFEQRVINIHPSLLPAFGGKGMYGRNVHAAAIERGVKISGCTVHYVDNLYDNGPIIHQKACPILPTDTPDDLASRVFKLECETLPEAIRMMAASQDI; encoded by the coding sequence GTGAGCGATGCAAGCACGTTGAAAGTTGCCGTCTTCCTCAGTGGAGGCGGTCGTACCCTGGCCAATTTGATTCGTCATCGCGACGAGCATGGATTGCCGATTGATTTTCGGTTGGTGATTGCCAGCCGAGACGGATTGGGCGGAATCAAAATCGCCGAAGACGCGGGTATCGAAACATGCGTCGTTCGCAAAAACGATTTCGAGTCCGACGAAGCCTATCGCGAAGCCATGTTTGAACCGTGCCGAAAGGCCGGAGCCACGCATGTGATCATGGCAGGCTTTCTAAAACATGTTTTGATTCCGACCGATTTTGAACAACGCGTCATCAATATCCACCCGTCTCTACTTCCGGCTTTTGGCGGCAAGGGAATGTACGGTCGCAACGTGCACGCTGCGGCGATCGAGCGAGGGGTAAAGATCAGTGGATGCACAGTCCACTACGTCGACAACCTCTACGACAACGGCCCAATCATTCATCAGAAGGCTTGCCCGATTCTTCCGACCGACACGCCTGACGACCTCGCGTCGCGCGTGTTCAAACTCGAATGCGAAACCTTGCCCGAAGCCATCCGAATGATGGCCGCCTCGCAAGACATCTAA
- the ileS gene encoding isoleucine--tRNA ligase, giving the protein MSANSTAAFRAPAASPHFPTLEEQVLAFWDQHSIYEQSLARRANAPTFVFYEGPPTANGMPHPGHCLTRAIKDVFPRYKTMRGYRCERKAGWDTHGLPVEVEVGKELGIHSKEEIEAYGVEPFIQKCQSSVWRYMQEWQTLTRRLGFWVNLEEAYVTYHQSYVESVWWSLKNLFDRGLLYQGHKIVWWWAQGGTALSAGEVGQGYREVADPSVYVLFPLVDQPERSLVVWTTTPWTLPSNMYAAVKPELEYAVVKDSETGQELVLAAALVDSLAGKLKRELTVVDTISGESLVGQRYQPPFEDYQTRLNDPTGELVTGGKESLYWRVVAADFVTTDSGSGLVHLAPAFGEIDHEVLVTERTRFVDGQRPELLCAVGPDGKFTDEFASMKGVWVKEADKTLTRTLRESGRLLHLEQYLHDYPFCWRADDDPLIQYPRESWFIRTTKFRDLMLKNNSKIGWQPEHIRDGRFGNFLESNVDWALSRERYWGTPLPIWVCQSTGRMEAIESYEELLAKPGVDGTQVWDNAKAANPELPDDLRVHKPYIDSVTYDSPFESGARMQRVSEVIDCWYDSGAMPFAQWGWPHQNDAQFQEQFPADFISEAIDQTRGWFYSQLAISTMLFGEGASIREAGTKANELAPSRDSESDYPHPFRNCIVLGLMLSQWYESAGKEGQPKTVLLSESEAEQADGKFTKKTGKMSKSLRNYRSPSEIFDKYGADAMRWYFFANQAPWNSIIYADQAIRDSIPEFLLRLWNTYSFFSIYAEIDGFDPTSATDVDEQLSPESLASAPTYRPISERSEIDRWIHSELHRTLATVIDRMDAFDNYNACQAITNLLDGLSNWYVRRSRDRFWAPDSDSPDKHDAYWTLYEVMLELTKVIAPFVPFLADTLWQELTAPFGDKALKSVHLCDFPKPDASRVDQKLSDSMRLLREIASMGRSARADAKLKVRLPLAKVEVILTDDSAIDWLQSHDALVREELNVKAVDYTTDGGDYVQYTIVPNFKRLGPKVGKNIPVVKKMLGEADGNQLLTQLQTAGFVELELASGPLKLDGEDIEVRLQAREGWAAAQGSGCVVVLNTEVTPELRREGLAKDLIRGIQSQRKELDCQYTDRIRVAVETSDAELQSAIEEHRTMICGETLADDLVIGTLPNAQQVAIEGGELYVAKVSDK; this is encoded by the coding sequence TGGCATCCATAGCAAAGAAGAAATCGAAGCTTACGGCGTCGAACCCTTTATCCAAAAATGCCAATCCAGTGTGTGGCGTTACATGCAGGAATGGCAGACGCTGACCCGCCGACTCGGGTTCTGGGTCAACCTGGAAGAAGCCTATGTGACCTACCATCAATCCTATGTTGAAAGCGTTTGGTGGTCGCTGAAGAACTTGTTCGACCGTGGGCTGCTCTACCAAGGTCACAAAATCGTGTGGTGGTGGGCCCAAGGTGGCACGGCACTGTCCGCCGGCGAAGTCGGCCAAGGCTACCGCGAGGTCGCTGACCCAAGTGTCTATGTGTTGTTCCCGTTGGTGGATCAACCGGAACGATCGTTGGTCGTTTGGACCACCACCCCTTGGACTTTGCCAAGCAATATGTACGCGGCGGTGAAGCCCGAACTCGAATACGCGGTGGTCAAGGATTCCGAGACCGGCCAAGAACTGGTTTTGGCGGCCGCTTTGGTCGATTCGCTTGCCGGCAAACTAAAACGCGAATTGACCGTTGTCGACACAATCTCGGGCGAGTCGCTCGTCGGCCAACGTTACCAACCACCGTTTGAAGATTACCAAACTCGACTGAACGATCCGACTGGCGAATTGGTCACCGGCGGAAAAGAGTCTCTCTATTGGCGCGTCGTTGCAGCTGACTTCGTCACCACCGACTCAGGAAGTGGTCTGGTTCACTTGGCCCCGGCCTTCGGTGAAATCGACCATGAAGTTCTGGTGACGGAGCGAACTCGATTTGTCGATGGCCAGCGTCCCGAACTGCTGTGTGCGGTCGGCCCCGATGGCAAATTCACGGACGAATTCGCATCGATGAAAGGTGTCTGGGTCAAGGAAGCCGACAAGACACTGACGCGAACGCTGCGTGAGTCCGGACGACTGTTGCACTTGGAACAGTACCTGCACGATTATCCGTTCTGCTGGCGGGCGGACGATGACCCATTGATCCAGTACCCACGAGAAAGCTGGTTCATCCGGACGACTAAATTCCGCGATCTCATGTTGAAAAACAACAGCAAGATCGGATGGCAACCCGAACACATTCGCGATGGTCGGTTTGGGAATTTCCTGGAAAGCAACGTCGACTGGGCATTGTCCCGAGAACGCTACTGGGGCACTCCGCTTCCGATCTGGGTTTGCCAGTCAACCGGCCGCATGGAAGCTATCGAAAGCTACGAAGAGTTGCTGGCCAAACCAGGTGTCGACGGCACCCAGGTTTGGGACAATGCGAAAGCGGCCAATCCAGAACTGCCTGACGACTTGCGAGTTCACAAACCGTATATCGATTCGGTCACCTACGATTCGCCATTCGAATCGGGTGCCCGAATGCAACGCGTCAGTGAAGTCATCGACTGCTGGTACGACAGTGGTGCGATGCCGTTTGCTCAATGGGGATGGCCTCACCAAAACGACGCTCAATTCCAAGAGCAGTTCCCGGCTGACTTCATCAGCGAAGCGATCGACCAAACCCGCGGTTGGTTCTACAGCCAACTGGCGATCAGCACGATGCTCTTCGGAGAAGGTGCGTCCATTCGAGAAGCCGGAACGAAGGCAAATGAGCTCGCACCGTCGCGTGACAGCGAATCGGATTACCCGCACCCATTCCGCAACTGCATCGTGCTTGGATTGATGTTGTCGCAGTGGTACGAATCCGCGGGCAAAGAAGGTCAACCGAAGACGGTGCTGCTATCGGAATCCGAGGCGGAGCAGGCCGACGGTAAGTTCACCAAGAAAACCGGCAAGATGTCCAAGAGTCTTCGGAACTATCGCAGTCCGTCGGAGATCTTTGACAAGTACGGTGCCGATGCGATGCGTTGGTATTTCTTTGCCAACCAAGCACCTTGGAATTCGATCATCTACGCCGATCAAGCGATCCGCGATTCGATCCCCGAGTTCCTGCTACGGCTTTGGAATACGTACAGCTTCTTCTCCATCTATGCGGAGATCGATGGCTTCGATCCCACATCGGCGACGGATGTTGATGAACAGTTGAGTCCGGAATCGCTCGCCTCTGCGCCGACCTATCGCCCGATCAGCGAACGAAGCGAGATCGATCGGTGGATTCATTCCGAATTGCATCGCACGTTGGCAACGGTCATCGACCGAATGGACGCGTTTGACAATTACAACGCGTGCCAAGCGATCACGAATTTGCTCGATGGTCTCAGCAACTGGTACGTCCGACGAAGTCGCGATCGTTTCTGGGCCCCCGATTCAGATTCGCCCGACAAGCACGATGCGTACTGGACGCTGTACGAAGTCATGCTGGAATTGACCAAGGTCATCGCCCCATTTGTTCCTTTCTTGGCAGACACTTTGTGGCAAGAATTGACCGCTCCGTTTGGTGACAAGGCACTCAAAAGCGTTCACCTTTGTGACTTCCCCAAACCAGATGCCAGCCGCGTCGATCAAAAACTTTCCGACTCGATGCGATTGCTTCGAGAAATTGCTTCGATGGGCCGATCGGCTCGTGCGGATGCCAAGCTGAAAGTTCGCTTGCCGCTGGCCAAGGTCGAAGTGATTCTGACCGACGACTCGGCGATCGATTGGTTGCAAAGCCACGATGCTTTGGTTCGAGAAGAATTGAACGTCAAAGCCGTCGACTACACGACCGATGGCGGCGACTACGTTCAATACACAATCGTCCCCAACTTCAAACGGCTTGGCCCAAAAGTTGGGAAGAACATCCCCGTGGTCAAAAAGATGCTCGGCGAAGCGGACGGCAACCAATTGCTAACTCAGCTTCAAACGGCCGGCTTCGTTGAACTGGAACTCGCGTCGGGTCCATTGAAGTTGGATGGCGAAGACATCGAGGTTCGCCTGCAAGCTCGTGAAGGATGGGCCGCTGCTCAAGGATCGGGATGCGTCGTCGTGCTCAATACCGAAGTCACCCCCGAACTGCGTCGTGAAGGATTGGCAAAGGACTTGATTCGCGGCATTCAAAGTCAACGCAAAGAACTCGATTGCCAATACACCGATCGGATTCGAGTGGCTGTCGAAACGTCCGATGCGGAACTTCAATCTGCGATCGAAGAACACCGCACAATGATTTGCGGTGAAACGTTGGCGGACGATTTGGTCATCGGCACTCTGCCCAACGCCCAACAAGTTGCTATCGAAGGCGGCGAACTGTACGTCGCCAAGGTGAGTGACAAGTGA